A genomic window from Paucibacter sp. KCTC 42545 includes:
- a CDS encoding FKBP-type peptidyl-prolyl cis-trans isomerase encodes MNPTVQAASFLTLHYRLAGPDGGDVINTFADKPATLTLGTGELSPAIEARLLGLAEGTRTQFELAAGEAFGDRNPELLQRVKLSLLRELGAADEDYKVGDVVQFPTPDGQASYAGVVREVDAEALLFDFNHPLAGQPVSFEVHVIGVL; translated from the coding sequence ATGAATCCCACCGTTCAAGCCGCCTCCTTTCTGACCTTGCATTACCGCTTGGCCGGCCCCGATGGGGGCGATGTGATCAATACCTTTGCTGACAAGCCCGCCACGCTGACGCTGGGCACGGGCGAGTTGTCGCCGGCCATTGAGGCGCGCTTGCTCGGCCTGGCCGAAGGCACGCGCACCCAATTTGAGCTGGCGGCGGGCGAGGCCTTTGGCGACCGCAATCCCGAGCTGCTTCAGCGCGTCAAGCTGAGCCTGCTGCGTGAGCTGGGCGCTGCCGACGAGGACTACAAGGTCGGCGATGTGGTGCAGTTCCCCACGCCCGACGGCCAAGCCAGTTATGCCGGCGTGGTGCGTGAGGTCGACGCGGAAGCCTTGCTGTTTGACTTCAATCACCCGCTGGCTGGCCAGCCGGTGAGCTTTGAAGTCCATGTCATCGGGGTGCTGTGA
- the radC gene encoding RadC family protein has translation MPLSDLPPDARPREKLLARGPQALADAELLALLLRTGIQGLPVLQLAQSLLDQFGGWHGLLHAKVADLARVKGLGPAKRAEIAAVLEIARRSLLQELAQRPVFDAPDAVKQFLRLKLAGLSHEVFCVLFLDAQHRLIAMEEMFRGTLTQTSVYPREVVKRGLDLGCAAVILAHNHPSGAAEPSRADELLTQALKNALALVDMRVLDHLVVGCGEVISLAERGLI, from the coding sequence ATGCCTCTTAGCGACCTCCCTCCCGACGCCCGACCGCGTGAAAAGCTCCTGGCCCGTGGCCCCCAAGCCCTGGCAGATGCCGAGTTGCTGGCCCTGCTGCTGCGCACCGGCATCCAGGGTTTGCCGGTGCTGCAGCTGGCCCAAAGCCTGCTGGATCAGTTCGGCGGCTGGCATGGTTTGCTGCACGCCAAGGTGGCTGATCTGGCCCGCGTCAAGGGTCTGGGGCCGGCCAAACGGGCCGAGATTGCCGCGGTGCTGGAGATCGCCCGCCGCTCGCTGCTGCAGGAATTGGCCCAGCGCCCGGTGTTTGATGCGCCAGATGCGGTCAAACAATTCCTGCGACTCAAGCTGGCCGGCCTCTCGCACGAGGTGTTTTGCGTGCTGTTTCTGGATGCCCAGCACCGCCTCATCGCCATGGAAGAAATGTTCAGAGGCACACTCACACAAACCTCTGTTTACCCACGCGAGGTGGTCAAGCGCGGGCTCGATCTGGGCTGCGCCGCGGTCATCCTGGCGCACAACCACCCCTCGGGTGCCGCCGAACCCTCGCGCGCCGACGAGTTGCTGACCCAGGCACTCAAGAATGCCCTGGCCCTGGTGGACATGCGGGTGCTGGATCATTTGGTGGTGGGCTGCGGCGAGGTGATTTCCCTGGCCGAGCGGGGCCTGATATGA
- a CDS encoding Smr/MutS family protein, whose translation MSHKAPNSWHSLQDLKQLQRELALARKLEEERRERLAAARRLAEQERRIFELSVGQVTPLNHASRAEHGLAKPEALPLQREADERQALLQALSDDFDVDSLLETDDTLSFRRPEIPPEVLNKLRRGHWSLQAQLDLHGLRRDQAREALGTFVQDSARRGLRCVRVVHGKGNGSPGREPVLKTKVRRWLVQKEQVLAFVQARASDGGCGALMVLLQGSSQSKG comes from the coding sequence ATGAGCCACAAAGCCCCCAACAGTTGGCACAGCCTGCAAGACCTCAAACAGCTGCAGCGTGAATTGGCGCTGGCCCGCAAGCTCGAAGAAGAACGGCGCGAACGCTTGGCGGCCGCCCGCCGCTTGGCCGAGCAGGAGCGGCGCATCTTCGAGCTGAGTGTGGGCCAAGTCACCCCGCTGAACCATGCCAGCCGCGCCGAGCACGGCTTGGCCAAGCCCGAGGCCCTGCCCTTGCAGCGAGAGGCCGATGAACGCCAGGCCTTGCTGCAGGCCTTGTCGGACGACTTTGATGTGGACTCGTTGCTGGAGACCGACGACACCCTGTCCTTCCGCCGCCCCGAGATCCCGCCCGAGGTGCTCAACAAGCTGCGGCGCGGCCACTGGAGCCTGCAAGCCCAGTTGGACCTGCACGGCCTGCGCCGCGACCAGGCGCGCGAAGCCCTGGGCACTTTCGTGCAAGACAGCGCCCGCCGCGGCCTGCGCTGCGTCCGCGTGGTGCACGGCAAGGGCAATGGCTCGCCCGGCCGCGAGCCGGTGCTCAAAACCAAGGTCAGGCGCTGGCTGGTGCAAAAAGAACAGGTGCTGGCCTTTGTGCAGGCTCGCGCCAGCGATGGCGGCTGCGGCGCGCTGATGGTCTTGCTGCAAGGCAGCAGCCAGAGCAAGGGCTGA
- a CDS encoding dipeptidase yields MCTVIAVGRLASADGSTLLSHSDTGRDSRIRKVPAADHAPGAKAPVYFGIQDSFSADLTHYGEVIGEIEQVAHTYAYFHSAYSHINEHQLAIVESTTSQRPELRCLRGEGEQIMTIEQAMVFALQRCRHPREAIALIGELMERYGFLCSCGEGSELLCIGDTEEIWVMEVLGVGKGWTRASGEPGAIWAARRMPDDHVMVAANWSVLRDLKLDDREDTLACAHVERFAADRGWFDPQAGRPFDWQEAYIPLPREWATARLWLFYSQVAPSLRAWPERQLGENRYRTLDAYSQVVEPLSIYPLSVRPEKPLSLQDLMAFHRSTFEQTIYDISEQPQWYVMNEQGGLEKSPLATPFPTPELRRLLKLTPRRTVARHFGFYAVICQLRSGLPEDMAGVYWVALHNPHVSTWLPCPIGTLSMPDSFCEYDPAQYSDTSARWCIDFVDNLMQLAYQKALPLLKAIRDPYEAELHARWQALDAQLQAMPAPKDQHQRQQMITEFVLREGAAIPGSYIGIRNRLIVALTHTRNT; encoded by the coding sequence ATGTGTACCGTCATCGCCGTCGGACGACTCGCCAGTGCGGATGGCAGCACCTTGCTCAGCCATTCAGACACCGGGCGCGATTCGCGCATCCGCAAAGTGCCTGCGGCCGACCATGCGCCGGGTGCCAAGGCGCCCGTCTACTTCGGCATCCAAGACAGCTTCTCCGCTGACCTGACGCATTACGGCGAGGTGATCGGCGAGATCGAGCAGGTGGCCCACACCTACGCTTATTTCCACTCCGCCTACTCGCACATCAACGAGCATCAGCTGGCCATCGTCGAGAGCACCACCTCGCAACGGCCCGAGCTGCGCTGCCTGCGCGGCGAGGGTGAGCAGATCATGACCATCGAGCAAGCGATGGTGTTCGCCTTGCAACGCTGCCGCCACCCGCGCGAAGCGATTGCGCTGATTGGCGAGCTAATGGAGCGCTACGGCTTTTTGTGTTCCTGCGGCGAAGGCAGTGAGTTGCTGTGCATCGGCGACACCGAGGAGATCTGGGTGATGGAGGTGCTGGGCGTAGGCAAGGGCTGGACCCGCGCCAGCGGCGAGCCCGGCGCCATCTGGGCCGCCCGCCGCATGCCTGATGACCATGTGATGGTGGCCGCCAACTGGAGCGTGTTGCGCGATCTCAAGCTGGACGATCGCGAAGATACCCTGGCCTGCGCCCATGTCGAGCGCTTTGCCGCGGATCGCGGTTGGTTCGATCCACAAGCCGGCCGGCCTTTCGACTGGCAAGAAGCCTATATCCCCCTGCCGCGCGAATGGGCCACAGCGCGCCTGTGGTTGTTCTACAGCCAGGTCGCGCCCTCGCTGCGCGCCTGGCCCGAGCGCCAACTGGGTGAGAACCGCTATCGCACCTTGGACGCGTACTCGCAAGTGGTGGAGCCGCTGTCCATTTACCCGCTGTCGGTTCGGCCAGAGAAGCCGCTGTCCTTGCAGGACCTCATGGCCTTCCACCGCTCGACCTTCGAGCAGACCATCTACGACATCAGCGAACAGCCGCAGTGGTATGTGATGAATGAGCAAGGCGGGCTGGAGAAAAGCCCGCTGGCCACGCCCTTCCCCACACCGGAGCTGCGGCGCTTGCTTAAGCTGACGCCCCGGCGCACGGTGGCGCGACACTTCGGTTTCTATGCCGTGATCTGCCAGCTGCGCAGCGGCTTGCCTGAGGACATGGCCGGGGTTTACTGGGTGGCGCTGCACAACCCGCATGTCAGCACCTGGCTGCCCTGCCCCATCGGCACCCTGAGCATGCCGGACAGCTTTTGCGAGTACGACCCGGCGCAGTACAGCGACACCTCGGCCCGCTGGTGCATCGACTTCGTCGACAACCTGATGCAGCTGGCCTACCAAAAAGCGCTGCCGCTGCTCAAGGCGATCCGCGACCCTTACGAGGCCGAGCTGCATGCGCGCTGGCAGGCGCTGGATGCGCAGCTGCAGGCCATGCCTGCACCAAAAGATCAGCACCAGCGCCAGCAGATGATCACCGAGTTTGTGCTGCGCGAAGGCGCCGCTATTCCGGGCTCGTACATCGGCATCCGCAACCGCCTGATCGTGGCGCTGACCCATACCCGCAACACCTGA
- a CDS encoding collagenase, whose amino-acid sequence MQLTHRFLALLGATWLAGCAGIAPATNPVSNPAASESGVAPVEQILSRQHRCSASLSLRSQALLPAQEATICQDLAAIELRFHQLFQTAGKPVAHDLNDSLRANIYASSDAFKRHAGAHFNMPTNNGGMYLEGLPDRAGNQAEFVANQNKDGTVLNLGHEFVHYLDGRYNLYGDFCANLHDSHDAPENCSKPAPLTPYLVWWTEGIAEYIAHGDKNPKAVALALDEKRYALSELFDTGYISNGGSPRVYSWGYLAVRFMMERHRAELEQMLSFTRRGDYPRYQALLRGWGSRFDGEFSQWLQQIQPGATSAGAAGADNAQAKPAH is encoded by the coding sequence ATGCAACTCACCCATCGATTTCTGGCCCTGCTAGGCGCCACATGGCTGGCGGGCTGCGCCGGCATCGCGCCCGCGACGAACCCAGTGAGCAACCCGGCAGCCAGCGAGAGCGGCGTTGCGCCGGTCGAGCAAATCCTGAGCCGCCAACACCGTTGCAGCGCCAGCCTGAGCCTGCGCTCGCAAGCCTTGCTGCCCGCGCAAGAGGCCACCATCTGCCAGGACCTGGCCGCCATCGAGCTGCGCTTTCACCAGCTGTTTCAAACAGCAGGCAAGCCCGTTGCGCATGACCTGAATGACTCGCTGCGCGCCAATATCTACGCCTCCAGCGATGCCTTCAAACGCCACGCCGGTGCGCATTTCAATATGCCCACCAATAACGGCGGCATGTATCTGGAAGGTCTGCCCGACCGCGCCGGCAATCAGGCCGAGTTTGTGGCCAACCAGAACAAGGACGGCACGGTGCTCAATCTGGGCCACGAATTTGTGCACTATCTGGACGGGCGCTACAACCTCTACGGCGACTTCTGCGCCAATCTGCACGACTCCCACGACGCACCCGAGAACTGCTCCAAGCCAGCGCCCTTGACGCCCTATCTGGTCTGGTGGACCGAAGGCATCGCCGAATACATCGCTCACGGCGACAAGAACCCCAAGGCGGTGGCCCTGGCCCTCGATGAAAAGCGCTATGCGCTGAGCGAGCTATTCGACACCGGCTACATCAGCAATGGCGGCTCGCCGCGCGTCTACAGCTGGGGCTATCTGGCCGTGCGTTTCATGATGGAGCGCCACCGGGCCGAGCTGGAACAGATGCTGAGCTTCACCCGCCGCGGCGACTATCCGCGCTACCAGGCCCTGCTGCGCGGCTGGGGCAGCCGCTTCGATGGCGAGTTCAGCCAATGGCTGCAGCAGATTCAGCCCGGCGCGACATCTGCAGGCGCGGCCGGCGCCGACAACGCGCAAGCCAAGCCCGCGCACTGA
- a CDS encoding dihydrodipicolinate synthase family protein, producing MWQGVIPAVTSKFHADGSLDFPEMERCFQLQMDAGCDGLIACGSLGEGPMLSHEERVAVLKTAKQISGSKPAILTVAEASTRDACALARKAAEAGADGLMVVPSTIYHTDHRETVANLRAIAAAGDLPIMIYSNRVAYRVDVTTDILEELADDPRFVAVKESSDDIRRSTEIINRLGSRYDVFTGVDNLAFEALAVGAVGWVAGLVVAFPKETVAIYKLMQAKRYDEALAIYRWFRPLLDLDVSSYLVQNLKLVEALVIDSNDRVRAPRLPLAGEQRARVEALVRQALAKRPTLPTLA from the coding sequence ATGTGGCAAGGCGTCATCCCCGCAGTAACCAGCAAATTCCACGCTGACGGTTCACTCGACTTCCCCGAAATGGAGCGCTGCTTCCAGCTGCAGATGGACGCTGGCTGTGACGGCCTGATCGCCTGCGGCTCCTTGGGCGAGGGCCCGATGCTTTCGCACGAAGAGCGCGTGGCCGTGCTGAAGACGGCCAAGCAAATCAGCGGCAGCAAGCCCGCCATCCTGACCGTGGCCGAAGCCTCTACCCGCGACGCATGCGCCCTGGCGCGCAAAGCGGCCGAAGCCGGCGCCGATGGCCTGATGGTGGTGCCCAGCACCATCTATCACACCGACCACCGCGAGACCGTGGCGAACCTGCGCGCCATTGCCGCCGCCGGTGATCTGCCCATCATGATCTACAGCAACCGCGTGGCCTACCGCGTGGATGTCACCACCGACATCCTGGAAGAGCTGGCCGATGACCCGCGTTTCGTCGCCGTCAAGGAAAGCAGCGACGACATCCGCCGCAGCACCGAAATCATCAACCGCCTGGGCTCGCGCTACGACGTCTTCACCGGCGTGGACAACCTGGCTTTCGAAGCCCTGGCCGTCGGCGCCGTGGGCTGGGTGGCCGGCCTGGTGGTGGCCTTCCCCAAGGAAACCGTAGCCATCTACAAGCTGATGCAAGCCAAGCGTTACGACGAGGCCCTGGCCATCTACCGCTGGTTCCGCCCGCTGCTGGATCTGGATGTGTCCAGCTATTTGGTGCAGAACCTCAAGCTGGTGGAAGCGCTGGTGATCGATTCCAACGACCGCGTCCGCGCCCCGCGCCTGCCGCTGGCCGGTGAGCAGCGCGCCCGCGTCGAAGCCCTGGTGCGCCAGGCTTTGGCCAAGCGCCCCACCCTGCCTACCCTGGCCTGA
- a CDS encoding aldehyde dehydrogenase family protein encodes MDFNSFIGGEWLATAQATFAQPNINPSDTSDLIGHAHHVGEGAVDQAIAAAAAAAPAWARSTPQQRFDVLDQIGSEILARREELGRLLSREEGKTLPEGIGEVTRAGHIFKFFAGEALRQAGELLASVRPGIEIDVRREPVGVVGLIAPWNFPIAIPAWKIAPALAYGNAVVFKPADLVPGSSWALAEIISRSGLPAGVFNLVFARGSVVGPRLVDSPLVNAISFTGSVATGRGLAAACGAKLKKLQLEMGGKNPLVVLDDADLGLAVNAAVQGAFYSTGQRCTASSRFIVTEGIHDRFVNACGEALAALKVGHALEAGTQIGPVVDATQLELDLAYVAIAQDQGGRLLCGGERLQRATTGFYMSPALITDTSPEMRINREEVFGPVASVCRVKDYEAALAMANDTEFGLAAGICTNSLKLANHFKANAQAGMVMVNLPTAGVDYHVPFGGRKGSSFGSREQGRYAAEFYTTVKTSYVSA; translated from the coding sequence ATGGATTTCAATAGCTTCATCGGTGGCGAATGGCTGGCCACAGCCCAAGCCACTTTCGCCCAGCCCAATATCAACCCCTCGGACACCAGCGACCTGATCGGGCATGCCCATCATGTAGGCGAGGGTGCGGTGGACCAGGCCATCGCCGCCGCGGCCGCCGCCGCGCCAGCCTGGGCGCGCAGCACGCCACAGCAGCGCTTTGATGTGCTGGACCAGATCGGCAGCGAGATCCTGGCGCGCCGCGAGGAATTGGGCCGGCTGCTCTCGCGGGAAGAAGGCAAAACCTTGCCCGAGGGCATTGGCGAGGTCACTCGGGCCGGCCACATCTTCAAGTTCTTCGCTGGCGAGGCACTGCGCCAGGCCGGCGAGTTGCTGGCTTCGGTGCGGCCCGGCATTGAAATCGATGTCCGGCGCGAGCCAGTGGGCGTGGTGGGGCTGATCGCGCCCTGGAACTTCCCCATCGCCATCCCCGCCTGGAAGATCGCCCCGGCCCTGGCGTATGGCAATGCGGTGGTGTTCAAGCCCGCCGATCTGGTGCCGGGCAGCAGCTGGGCCTTGGCCGAGATCATTTCGCGCTCGGGCCTGCCCGCCGGCGTGTTCAACCTCGTGTTCGCGCGCGGCTCGGTCGTGGGCCCGCGCCTGGTCGACAGCCCGCTGGTCAACGCCATCAGCTTCACCGGCTCGGTCGCCACCGGGCGCGGCCTGGCGGCGGCCTGCGGGGCCAAGCTGAAAAAGCTGCAGCTGGAGATGGGCGGCAAGAACCCCCTGGTCGTGCTGGACGATGCCGACCTGGGTCTGGCCGTCAATGCCGCGGTGCAAGGCGCGTTCTACTCCACCGGCCAGCGCTGCACCGCGTCCAGCCGCTTCATCGTCACCGAAGGCATTCACGACCGTTTCGTGAACGCCTGCGGCGAAGCGCTGGCGGCCTTGAAGGTCGGCCATGCGCTGGAAGCCGGCACGCAGATCGGCCCGGTGGTCGACGCGACCCAGCTTGAACTGGACCTGGCCTATGTGGCCATCGCCCAAGATCAAGGTGGGCGCCTGCTTTGCGGCGGCGAGCGCTTGCAGCGCGCGACCACCGGCTTCTACATGAGCCCGGCCCTGATCACCGACACCAGCCCCGAGATGCGCATCAACCGCGAGGAAGTGTTTGGCCCGGTGGCCAGCGTGTGCCGCGTCAAGGACTACGAGGCCGCACTGGCCATGGCCAATGACACCGAGTTCGGCTTGGCGGCAGGCATCTGCACCAACTCCCTCAAGCTGGCCAATCACTTCAAGGCCAATGCCCAGGCGGGCATGGTGATGGTCAACCTGCCGACGGCTGGCGTGGACTATCACGTGCCCTTCGGCGGCCGCAAGGGCAGCAGCTTCGGTTCGCGCGAGCAAGGCCGTTATGCGGCCGAGTTCTACACCACGGTGAAGACCAGTTATGTCTCGGCTTGA
- a CDS encoding NAD(P)/FAD-dependent oxidoreductase gives MSRLEARDRDWLTRLMTPPSPALNESAPPPLAAQENTAQVLVIGAGIIGLATALRLLQEGHQVTVIDRSGVAAEASRGNAGAFAFSDVLPLASPGILRQAPKWLLDPLGPLSLRPSYLPRIAPWLWRFWRASQPSQVAASTTAQAALLRLSAQETPAMLAAAGASALLREDGALHLYESEAEWQASAAGWALRQAHGIAFEHLHGQAALARLQPGLSDRLVAGTFVPGWKTIADPLQLCLHLAQAVQAAGGRLRQAQALSLRAGPRAVSVQLQGGGSLQAQQLVLCGGAWSHQLAASLGDKIPLETERGYNTTLPEPGFELRRQLTFGAHGFVVTPLSCGIRVGGAVELGGLRAPPNFARADALLAKAQAFMPGLNAQGGKQWMGFRPSLPDSLPAIGYAPADQRVIYAFGHGHLGLTQSAATAKLVAELVAGRSTSLDLKPLRPGRFSGR, from the coding sequence ATGTCTCGGCTTGAAGCCCGGGACCGGGATTGGCTGACGCGCCTGATGACACCGCCCTCGCCGGCACTGAACGAATCAGCCCCGCCACCCTTGGCGGCGCAGGAAAACACGGCCCAAGTGCTGGTGATCGGCGCGGGCATCATCGGCCTGGCCACCGCCTTGCGCTTGCTGCAAGAGGGGCATCAGGTCACGGTGATTGACCGCAGCGGCGTGGCCGCCGAGGCCAGCCGGGGCAATGCCGGGGCCTTTGCTTTCTCGGACGTGCTGCCGCTCGCCTCGCCGGGCATCCTGCGGCAGGCGCCCAAATGGCTGCTGGATCCCCTCGGGCCTTTGTCCCTGCGGCCCAGCTATCTGCCACGCATCGCGCCCTGGCTATGGCGCTTCTGGCGCGCTAGCCAGCCCAGCCAAGTGGCGGCCAGCACCACGGCCCAGGCCGCGCTGCTGCGCTTGTCGGCCCAGGAGACGCCGGCCATGCTGGCCGCGGCAGGGGCCTCGGCCCTGCTGCGCGAAGACGGCGCCTTGCATCTCTACGAAAGCGAAGCCGAATGGCAAGCTAGCGCCGCCGGCTGGGCCCTGCGGCAAGCGCACGGTATCGCGTTCGAACACCTGCATGGCCAGGCCGCGCTGGCGCGCTTGCAACCGGGTTTGAGCGATCGTTTGGTGGCCGGCACCTTTGTGCCGGGCTGGAAAACCATTGCCGACCCGCTGCAGCTCTGCCTGCACCTGGCCCAGGCCGTGCAAGCGGCCGGCGGGCGTTTGCGCCAGGCTCAAGCCCTGAGTCTGCGTGCCGGCCCACGCGCCGTGTCCGTGCAGCTTCAAGGCGGCGGCAGCCTGCAAGCTCAGCAGCTGGTGTTGTGCGGCGGCGCTTGGTCCCACCAGCTGGCAGCCAGCTTGGGCGACAAGATTCCGCTGGAAACTGAACGCGGCTACAACACCACCCTGCCCGAGCCGGGCTTTGAGCTGCGCCGCCAACTCACCTTCGGCGCCCACGGCTTTGTGGTGACGCCGCTGAGCTGCGGCATTCGGGTCGGTGGCGCAGTGGAACTGGGCGGCTTGCGGGCGCCACCCAACTTTGCGCGCGCCGACGCCTTGCTGGCCAAGGCCCAGGCCTTCATGCCAGGCTTGAACGCGCAGGGCGGCAAGCAGTGGATGGGCTTTCGGCCCTCGCTGCCCGACTCTTTGCCGGCCATCGGTTATGCCCCGGCAGATCAGCGCGTGATCTACGCCTTTGGCCACGGCCATCTGGGCCTGACCCAAAGTGCGGCCACGGCCAAGCTGGTGGCGGAGTTGGTGGCCGGGCGCAGCACCAGCCTGGACTTGAAGCCCTTGCGGCCCGGGCGCTTCTCGGGGCGCTAA
- a CDS encoding group II truncated hemoglobin, with protein MSQDSTEAANTAFAWIGGEAAVRGLVDRFYDLMDLEPGYAQLRSLHPTTLEGSRDKLHWFLCGWLGGPDYFVERFGHPRLRARHMPFKIGPLERDQWMSCMRQAMAECALDPALQQRLGESFQGTADWMVNQPGVSRVV; from the coding sequence ATGAGCCAGGACAGCACTGAAGCGGCCAATACCGCATTCGCCTGGATCGGTGGCGAGGCCGCCGTGCGCGGCTTGGTTGACCGCTTCTACGACCTGATGGATCTGGAGCCCGGCTACGCCCAGTTGCGCAGCCTGCACCCCACGACGCTGGAAGGTTCGCGCGACAAGCTGCACTGGTTTTTGTGCGGCTGGTTGGGCGGGCCCGACTATTTCGTGGAGCGTTTCGGCCACCCGCGCCTGCGCGCGCGCCACATGCCCTTCAAAATTGGCCCGCTTGAGCGGGACCAATGGATGAGCTGCATGCGGCAGGCGATGGCGGAATGCGCCCTCGACCCGGCCTTGCAGCAGCGCCTGGGTGAGTCCTTCCAGGGCACGGCGGACTGGATGGTCAACCAGCCCGGCGTTAGCAGGGTCGTTTAG
- a CDS encoding MinD/ParA family protein — translation MSTSMDPAASPVPVNPATSVTRKPAPRGPGARTVAVTSGKGGVGKTFVTANLAAALAARGERVLVLDADLGLANLDVVLNLHPKLTLHDVFTEKATLEQAILPAPGGFHVLLAGSGMVEYSRLTPEVRDKLLDIVEAVRPRFDWILLDTGAGISDVVLFAVSMATQVLVVATPEPTSLTDAYATIKVLATQQDRREVGLVVNQTNRVGEGRLICGQLQQVLQRFVGPKPGQTFKLELMGEVKMDVAVRQAVLKRQLVLEHFPGSDAAQCIKALAAKLLEK, via the coding sequence ATGAGTACGAGCATGGATCCTGCTGCAAGCCCAGTGCCGGTGAACCCCGCCACATCTGTGACCCGCAAACCGGCGCCCCGTGGCCCTGGCGCCCGCACCGTGGCCGTGACCAGTGGCAAGGGCGGTGTTGGCAAAACCTTTGTGACGGCCAATTTGGCCGCCGCCCTGGCTGCACGCGGCGAGCGGGTGCTGGTGCTGGACGCCGACCTGGGCCTGGCTAATTTGGATGTGGTGCTGAATCTGCATCCCAAGCTGACGCTGCACGATGTCTTCACCGAAAAAGCCACGCTGGAGCAGGCGATTTTGCCGGCGCCGGGCGGCTTCCATGTGCTGCTGGCTGGATCCGGCATGGTGGAATATTCGCGCCTGACGCCCGAGGTGCGCGACAAGCTGCTGGACATTGTGGAGGCCGTGCGCCCGCGTTTCGATTGGATCTTGCTGGATACCGGCGCGGGCATCTCGGATGTGGTGCTGTTTGCCGTGTCCATGGCCACGCAAGTGCTGGTGGTCGCCACGCCGGAGCCAACCTCGCTGACCGATGCCTACGCCACCATCAAGGTGCTGGCGACGCAGCAAGACCGCCGCGAGGTGGGTTTGGTGGTGAACCAGACCAACCGGGTCGGCGAAGGTCGCTTGATTTGCGGCCAGCTGCAGCAGGTTTTGCAACGCTTTGTCGGCCCCAAGCCGGGCCAGACCTTCAAGCTGGAGCTGATGGGCGAGGTCAAGATGGATGTGGCAGTGCGCCAGGCCGTGCTCAAACGCCAGCTGGTGTTGGAGCATTTCCCCGGGTCCGACGCGGCGCAGTGCATCAAGGCGTTGGCCGCCAAGCTGCTTGAAAAATGA
- a CDS encoding GGDEF domain-containing protein: MALKLLQQAGALLPDSEPYSQAWLQDVIDALCDLSSKDALTGLVNRRSFEMALSREVDRVARSGESALLLMVDIDHFKAVNDTYGHAAGDMVLRAVAQALNQGVRPMDTVARVGGEEFAIVLPSCAASFGAMVAERMRERVSELQVEVAPGQNLAVTISLGGAFAPQWVRSSSLLWMERADRQLYRAKAEGRNRACLETQVESLVSAEEKGMLFAVTQQESE, from the coding sequence ATGGCTTTGAAGCTGCTGCAGCAGGCCGGTGCCTTGCTGCCCGACAGCGAGCCTTACAGCCAAGCGTGGCTGCAAGACGTCATTGACGCGCTTTGCGACCTCTCGAGCAAAGATGCCTTGACCGGCCTGGTCAACCGCCGCAGCTTCGAAATGGCGCTGTCGCGCGAGGTCGACCGGGTGGCCCGCTCCGGCGAGTCGGCCCTGTTGCTGATGGTGGACATTGATCACTTCAAGGCGGTCAACGACACCTACGGCCACGCCGCCGGTGACATGGTGCTGCGTGCCGTGGCGCAGGCGCTCAACCAAGGTGTCCGTCCCATGGACACCGTGGCCCGGGTGGGGGGTGAGGAATTTGCCATCGTGCTGCCCAGCTGCGCCGCCAGCTTCGGCGCCATGGTGGCCGAGCGCATGCGCGAGCGGGTGTCTGAATTGCAGGTGGAAGTCGCACCTGGACAAAATCTTGCTGTGACGATCAGCCTGGGTGGTGCGTTTGCGCCGCAATGGGTGCGTTCGTCATCGCTGCTATGGATGGAAAGAGCCGACCGCCAGCTGTACCGAGCCAAGGCGGAAGGTCGTAACCGCGCTTGCCTGGAGACCCAAGTCGAGTCCCTGGTCAGCGCCGAGGAAAAGGGCATGTTGTTTGCCGTCACGCAACAGGAAAGCGAATGA